The nucleotide window GAGCATGCCGATGAAAAGAAACAAGCGCACAACACCCACCGCCAACCACCGACCGTGGCGACGTGGCGACATGGCGATGCGAGATGAGTGGATGGATAGATAGATGAATGGATGGTAACGAGTGCAGGCTTACGTGGTCAGGAAATCGGCGTAGTCCTCCCCAGTGACCTGGCCGGCAAAGTACTGCGCGGCGAGGTGGAACTTGTTGCCCTTAGGCGCCTTGCTGGCCAGCTCGTCGGTCGACTCCTTGAGGAGCTTGAGAGCGTAGGCCTTGTCCaccttcttgccctcggcggtggATACGCCGTGCTTCACCCACTGCCAGAGCTGGGAGCGGGAGacctcggcggtggcggcgtcctcCCTGAGAACAGCAGTAAGTCTCTTTCCTACACTACCCATCGATCGATCATATTGAGGATGCAAACTTACATCAGGTAGTTGATGGGAACgcagccgacgccgcggaTCCAGGCCTCCATGTAGCCGAGGCCGATATTGAGGTTCTTCTTGATGCCCTCCTCGGTGATTTTACCGGGAACATTCATGTTGAGCAGGTCGTTCTGGCCAATCTTGACGTTCTCGCGGCGGACGAAAAGCTGGTTGGGCGTCGGCATGTTCTTGTTGAAGATTTCGGAGGCGATGGCCGCCAGGGCAGGGTGAGCGACCCAGGTTCTATGATCTCGTGTCAGTGGCTGACCTGTGGCAGGCACACGGGGCGGCAAGCAAGCCAACTCACCCATCGTGGCCGGCACGCACTTCGCGCAACTTGTCGGCGCGGACGCCTTCCATGGCCTTGTCGTTAGCCGCCTTATCGTCCTTGATGGGAATCTGGGCAGCCATGCCGCCCATGGCGTGAACGCCTCTCTTGTGGCAGGTCTGGATGAGGAGCTTGACCTGAATAGAATGTTAGATTGTCATGTCACACGAGGGGCGCATGTCCACTGACGTAGGAGTCCATGAAGGGAACCGTCATGGTCACGGCGCTACGATCCGGTAGGACAAAGTTGGAGTTGTTCCTGAACTTCTTGATGGTGCTGAAGATGTAGTCCCAACGACCACAGTTGAGACCGGAGCTGTGGTCTCTCAGCTCGTAGATGATCTCGTCCATCTCAAAGGCGGCGAGAATGGTCTCAATCAGGACGGTGCCGCGGATGGTGCCGCGGGGCACGCCGCAATAGTCCTGGGCGAGGTTGAATGCGTCGTTCCACAGGCGAGCCTCGAGATGGGACTCCATCTTGGGGAGGTAGAAGTATGGGCCAATGCCAATCTTGAGGGTCTGGTGGGCGTTGTGGTAAAAGTAGAGGCCAAAGTCGAACAGGGAGCCGGAGAtgggctcgccgtcgacggtgaCATGCTTCTCTTCCAAGTGCCAACCGCGAGGACGAACAATCAAGGTAGGCAGCGTCCGGTCGGTGCGCAGCTTGTATTCCTTGGAACCCTGCTTGAAGTCGACCTGACGGCGGTTGGCATCATAGAGGTTGACCTGGCCATTGACCATATTCTCCCACGTCGGGGCACTCGAGTCTACGACAAGGCTCGTCAGCACACCGAGGCTCACGGCCTTCCTTCTTGGCTGGCAAAGATTGGGGCAAAGTCACCTTCAAAGTCGGCCATGTAAGTCCAGACATCCGAGTTCAAGGCATTGACGACCATCTTCCGGTCGGTCGGGCCAGTGATCTCGACTCTACGGTCGACCAGACCCGGGGCGGGCGGGGCACCCTTCCATGTGGAGTTCTCTCTGATGTGCTTGgtctcggcgaggaagtcggGGAGGACGCCGcggtccagctcggcctggCGGAGCTTGCGGCGCTCAAGCAGGGACTTGCGGGTGGCGTTGAAGGAGCGATGCAGCAAGGCCAGGAAAGCGAGGGCATCGGGAGTCAGGATCTTGCGCTGGGCATCCGTGACGGCACCCAGGACATTGACGCCCTGGAGAATTGTCTCGGTGGTCGCCATTGTGGTGGTTATGTGTACGTGGGTATGTAtgtggtgctgctggtgatTGTGTCGACGATGTAGGTTGCACGCTACTGATGTCGTCGGCGAAGGATTGTGGCAGAAGGTTTTCACGTGTTAGAGGAATGCGCACAAGCTTACGTCGTGAGACAGAACGACGGTTGTGGTAAGCGTCTTGTAcgtaggggggggggtatctTTAGAGTTCAAGGAGACGAGGGGATTGATCTGGGGCAAGAGGTGCGAAGGAAGAAAAGCAGCTGAGATTCTGgaagaagtagaagaagaaaaggccTGTCAAGTTTGGGGGATGGGCGACGAGAAAGTGATATGTAAAAGCGCTATGCCGTGTAATAGTGGTCGAGAGATCCgatcgacctcgacgagtgCCGTCGCAAGCTCGGCACAGACGAGCGAGTGGAGGGGTTGGCCGGCGCCCATCCGTGAGTGACATGACATGGGCCGGCGAAGATGCATGCGCAGAACAGGCAAGAGGCAAAAGGGAACCCTCCCAGGGGGCCGCTGTGGCCCCACCAGAGAGAGGTACATGCAAACATGTGGGCATTCGCACCCTCAGTGCATGTACCGTGAGCCATTGTGGGCGTTGCCAGGACccagagggagagagggtcGCAAGGAACCAGAAATAGCCGGCATCCCATCCATTGTCGGCAGTGATCGGGCTCGCTCGGGTGGATGGAGAGCTCTAGAGCCGGACCgcggggagaggagaggcgTGTTGGAGATCTGGGTACATAAGGTAGGCAGTACAAAGGAGCTTCGTCAAAGGGGAAAAGgttggaggaggcggcggacgcTTGTGAAAGTGTGGAGAAGCTGCAGCATGAAACCACAGAGGCCAAAAGGAAGCCGAagctccctcccttcctcttgCCACTGCCAAAAGCCGGCGCCGTGACTTTGCATGTGCTTGCCGGCCTCGCTTGATGGAATGTACCACTATCCGGATACTACCGCCCAGGCCAAGCAAATCAGgtattattattttttacCTTGCCTCGCATTCCAATACTATGTACAGATACTCGGAACTGGGTCTGGCTCACTGCAAGGGTAGATGGTGATCCAATAACCACCGTCCTagcaacgcaacgcaacaCCACCTACCAGTGACCTCATTGGAATGCCTCTGGTGAGTCCCCATTGGATTGCGGGGGGTAACACGGacgaggggagagagaacaGAACATGATGCATGGTGGGGTCGGACCGCGATAAGACTTGCACAGAAAATCGACTGAAGCACCCGTGGGCCAGACAGTTCTGAAGCAGCCATTTCCGCCGCCCTGACTCGGACCCGGGCGCGGGAGCCAGCCTTACTGCCTATCGATTTTCTTACTTTATGCCATCGAGCAATCATGAAAAATCCTTTCATGGATTGTTGAGCGTTTGCGTGGGCTCAACATGCGAAAGGTGCTCCAGTTCCCGTGCCGAAATCGGATCCGGCGCGATAAGGATCCACTGTCCGGACATGCAcatgtcgccgccggccagagCCACGGCCACACGTTCCAGCAGTAACCTCTGCAAGGCCCCATTATTAAACTGTCCTCTGGGCTGGGGTATCAATAAGGAACGGACGGTCTTTGGTTTTCCCAAGTTGCAACCGATCCACATCGCTCCCAATCAAAAAGGCGAGGAGAGAAACGGAGAGTAAAGAAGACTTCACAGCAGCGTTCCTTAGTCGCGAAGGCTCCAAGAACAGCATTGCCACTTCTATGACGCAGATCCCAGTAATCCCCGTGGCTCGAGCTCACATCCACGTTTGTCTGTATCAGTACCAAGGCCCAATTCACCGAGCTGCCGAGGTCTACTCCCCGTGCTACTACCCCAGCTTTTTCAAAGCCCAATCAGCGTACCCGCAAATGCCGACAGTTTCCGGTCACTGCTGTCACGGGCGCGAGAGTGACATGATATGGACTTCCAGCCCTCCTAGCAATCAACTTTTGGATACCTAAGTAGCTCAGCTCTACGAACGATAGTCTCGTTGCCTCTCAACAATACAAAGAAGCAGTATGGCCGACTTCCCCTCTCGACCCAGACCGCGTGTCAAGCCCCCGCTGTCCTCCAATCTGCCTTGTTTGTCTATTGATACAAGCCccggcgtcgatgccgtgCAAGTCATCCAACAACATTATGTATCCATTCTCTGTGCGTCCCCAATGCATTCCGAAACCGTGCTGTATGTCGAGCCGTCGCCATGTGTCTCAGCGAATCAAGTCTTGCCCGCCAAATTCAGTCCCCCGCCCAATGCTTGAGTCCAGACGTTGATCTGGCGAGTGAGTGTAAGAAAAAtaaagagaaaaagaaaaagcaGAACCCGAGGGCTACCGGCTGGTCCTCAGTCTAGCAACCTCCCAAACCGGCCACCCCATACGCAatgtcgccgccgacttTGTGACGCCAAATGCAATCTTGTCCATCCTCAGGAATTGAGCGTTTTGatcatcatcttctccttggaCTTATCCGTGACAAGTAGTCCACGGGATCCGAAAACTGTCCGAACCGTGTCCACCACCTTGTGGAAGCTGCTTGCCGCTCCACGCTCCTGGGTAAATCGAACAATACAGAGCGGTCCCTTCTTCCCATGCTCAATCACCGTCATAACCTCCGCGGCAAATGCAACTTCTTTCATGCCTAAGTCTGATAAATGTTAGTCGCTGGAAATTCCTGAGAATGCAATCTCGGTCCCGATAAAAGAAGACTCACAATTCTCGGCCCCAACACGGGCAAACACAATGTTTCTCTCCTTGTCAACTTGAATATCTCCCATACCATAACGTCGCCAGTCTTTAAGGAGAGCAACGATTTCCTGTCGAGATCGCTTGCGAGACATCATCAAGCACACGTAGCTCGTCGCTGGCTTGACTCCAAATAGTCTGGCAAGCCAATTACGATGGACGTCAATGGTTCGTGCGCCACTATCTGAACCGTTCCAGCCCTTAGCTGACTTCCGGATAGTCTTGTGTTGGACAGCGCTTCGGTGCTTGGGAGAAGGCGAGTCGTCGTACTCTGGGCCTGCAAAATGTGTCAGTTGTCCGTCGCCGGCCAGTTTGGTGTTTGGAATCAGTTGCGTACCAGCAATCTCCATCTTAACCTCGGTCTTGTCTTTATTGCTCCTCCAGAAGAGCAATCCGaaacccttcttcttggctgCCACTGGCGGGGGTGGTTCGTGGAACTTCGTCTCGGAGCGGCTCGGGGCTGTGGACTGGGTTGTCATGCTGCACGCCTGAGTTTCCAGGGTTGCCTCAGTATGGATGCTTCCCTCTCTAGAAGTGCTATCCTTCGAGACACGCTTAAACCATGACGACTTCTTCTGCTTGGTCGGCCCACTGGTGTGAGTCGCAGTTGAGGGGATCTGTGGCTCATCTACGCCCGACGCCCCGTGCATGTAGACGTAACGCTCATCGACCTGATCGCGTTGAGTTGGTCGCTCTGCGGTCTTCTTCCGAACATTCAAAGGCTTGGGGATTGGGCTCGTTGCACTCGGAGAGTTGACCACGCGAATCGTCTCGCCTGCGCGAACCAGGTAGTCCAGGCCCTCCTTATCAGTTTGGCCGGCTGGAGTCTTAGGGGGCGCAGACACGATCCTGTTTCTGTCACCTTCGCCCCAGTGTGTTGACGACTCCGAATCTCTTCCGTTTTCATTGATGGCCGGCAGGCGGCCCCCTGTCCTATCGTGCTGTCCTTGGGGCGGTGCAGACACGGTGCGGCGGTCCTGTTTGGGCAACAAGGCAGGGAAGCCTAAGCGGTTGACTTGATCCACAAACTTTCCAACACGACCAGTGTTGTTGTGTGCATCCCTAGACTGATCTTGATACATTTCTGTTCTGTCTGCTGCCGGGCTCGGAGACTGAGTCGATCTGGGAGGTGGCAGAGGGGGTAAGGGCCGGGTGTCCCACGGGTGGTACGGATTCGTTGAGTTCTCCGTCGATGGTCTTGGTTGTCTCAAAGACAGGCCCGTTGAGTCTCTTTCTCTGCCGATTCCTTCATCCAAATATAGCTCGGTTGTCTCATCGGCGGTCATGAAACTGTTGAAAGCTTCATCGCAGTCTTTGGCGATACTGTTGCTGAAGTCGCGCACCTCCTCATTGACAATGACAGCGGGGTCTCGAGGCTTCATGATCTTGagcctcggcctgggccttTCCATCACAGGAGCCTGCTTTGGAGGGCTTGTCGGCGACGTGGGTCTTTCCTGCTGTTCCTCTTCTCCGATGACTCTAGAgacgcctcggcgacgctTGTCCACTTGAAGATCGGTAGACTTCTTTCTTATGTGAGAAAAGTCAATACCTCTCTTGTggcgagaagctggccgggCATAAGAAGTTCCCTGTCTGCTGCTGTGTAGAGAGTTCATTGAGCTGCGAGGCGACTGGAAGCGACCAGTGTTGGTTATTCGCTGAGAATTGACGCGCGAATGGCGTATTGTTGAGCCTGTCTTGACGCGCGACAGTTGTGATGTCTGAGTGTTGTCTCGCTTCATGGATCCTCGCCGAGCGCGATGGACCACAATCTTGGCATGGCTGGCCTGAGAATGGCCGCGCATAGGCCGACTTGAATTGTAAGGATCGTAGCTCTGAACCGTGCCATCGTCAGTTTCTGCGACGTGCGAAATGACCGTGAAACGTGAGACACTTCTGCCAGTTCCGTCTGCTCTGGGCTGTTTGAACTCGACAGTTGACACCCTTTTCTTCCAAATAGGCTCATGAAGATGATGGTAATCACTGGGCGACTGTGAGAGCTCCGGAAGAAAATTCTCGAGCTGCTTCTCGCGGTAGGTGTGAAGAAGCCAATAGAAGAGTTTTTGGTCGTTTTTCCTAGACCTTGTCAGTCACCTTCTCCAATAACTCAACCTGAAGTTTTACTTACGCCGAATCCATGAGCTTCAACTTGATTTGATGTTCAGTGAGCATGTGCCACAAAGACCGAAGCTGTCTGACCAAGTGAGGATCGACCTCGTGTGGCTTCAAGGGAGTGTAATGGAAGCCCTTGCGAAGGTCATGGAGTTGGCCGTTGTTGCCGAGGTTATCGAGATAGTCGTACTTGCGAATCAGCGGGTGCTGCCACATCTCCTTGATGCTGATTCTGGTGTCGGGATTGGCGACGAGCATGCGGCGAATGAGATCTTTGGCTTCCGGGCTCAAATACTCTGGTATTTCGTATATGCCCCTCTTGGTTTTCTGCAGCAATGCTCCGATGTCCGGATCATCGAAAGGCAAGCATGCAGCCAAAAGTGCATAGAGAATGACTCCCAGAGACCATATGTCCGCTTTGTCTCCGCGGTAATGCTTGTGCTTCAGAAGCTCGGGAGCGGCGTAGTGAGGGCTGCCGCAAGCTGTAACGAGACGATGGTCCGAAGACTGGTGCAAGGCAGCCATGCCAAAGTCGGCAATCTTGACTTTGTTGTCGGAAGTCAGCAGAATGTTCTCGGGTTTGAGATCGCGATGACAGATGTTGAAGGAATGACAGTATTGGAGAGCGCTCATCATCTGTCGAAAGAGAAACATGGCGCCCTCCTCTATGAAGCGACCATTGTTATTGATGTAGTCAAATAGGTCTCCCTGTTCGACGTATTCGAGCACCAGATAACTACTCTCGGGTCAGTTTGCGGAAATCGAAGCAAGGAGGAAGATCCCGTACATCTCTGAGCGATTCTCCCAAATATCATAGACCTTCATAACATTGGGGTGATCGACCAGCTTCAAGATTGCCACCTCTCGCTCGATTGAAAGAGGCACGCGCATTTCGCCGTTGATTTTCTCGGGTAGGCTGTCGTCATAGTCGTGGAGTTCAGCGAGGCTGCCAGCTTGAATCAAGTAGGCGGTTTTCTTGGGGACGATTTTGACGGCGGCCAACTCTCCGGAAAGCCGGTGCTTGCAAAGCCTTACACGAGCCGAGGAGCCCTTTCCGAGAGTCTTGCCCAGCAACCAGGGTCCAATGTGTGTCTTGTAAGCGTAGCCGCTGCTTCTCTTGCTCGATGGGGCCGTGGAAGTCTGAGAGGCCTGTGACATGCGCTTCGACGGGTCGGTCTCTTGGGACGCCCTCGCTCTTGCCACGGCAGGGTTGCGGGAGCCGGAAGCAGCGTTCGCCCTCGCCCCGGACACAGGAAGATCGTGTTTGTCGACATAACGTTGACGGTCGGAGGCAGCAGCGTGGTGCGAATGACCAGCGGTTTTGTCGCGCGACTTGGGTGGCTTAGCAGGGGTTTTGGGTGAAGCATTGTTGATGCGCTGAGTAGCATCCGCGAGAGGAGCCCGGGCATGAGAAGCCCTCGCCCGGCTGGTTTCGGACATGTCGGCGGCAGCTTAGCGGGCGCAATCAAAACATTGTCGGTTTCGAACGGCGCCGATTGGAAGATTTGGCGCTCAAGGAGTTGAAAAGGGGGATGTTTTGACAGGGAGATAAGAATCCTGGATGGTTTAAGCGAgtgaggaagaagagaaggtGATGAAGGCCAGGATCTGAACGAATGAATGGATTTCTGATAGACTGATTGCCAAAAAAAAGCCAGACAATACAGAGAGAGAGCGTGGGTTTGTTTGATGTGAATTTGGGTAGTGAAGGTGgaagaaaggaaaggaagcGCGAGTTTCTGGGCGATGACCAAAAAACAAGACGCGAAGAGTCAAGGTGACTTGTTGTGGTGGGAGGTTGGAATGCAAGTAGGAGCCGAAGTGCTGAGGCAGTAGAGGCAATTGGCGAAAATGGAAGGTTTGAAGGGAGGCAGGCCTTGGACGAACGTTGCCCCCTTTCCCACTAGCGACCTCGAGACCCGTTGAAAGGACGAGTATGGACAGCGGCAAGGTCTCACTGGGTTTCACGATCTGAACCTGTGAGTGCAGATGGAATGAGCCTGATGCTACTACTTACGGAGTCAAGACAGTAGACAATCTCACCAAACAGATTGGAAGGAACGATATCTACCTACTTCCTCCACTAACCGTTGCCGCGTGTCTACCCTCAGTTTTCAAACTCTGCACAATAAAGGATTGAGCCAATTATACCCTTGAGATGTTGTATTGTGAAGATGTGTTTGTATATATGTCTAGTACCTGAGGTACTTGAGGGTTCTTTCTTACACACAATCATAGCATTGTGACACCTATGACTTATTCTGTACAAGGGCTCCAAGGAACCTACGTCCAGGAGACTACGTATCTCCGTCAGCAGTCCGCTTGGTAAGAAACACATGATAATTAGGGTTCGACAGGTGTCAGGAAGCATTCCTGACCGCGTGGGTCCTCGGGCGACGTGAGAGGTAGGCACTGATGGCTGCGTCGCACGAGTGTCATTAACCGGCGTGGAAGGGATGAAGTTCAGCGCCACCGGCGAATCCTGCGCCGTGCCGACCTGAGCCCCACTTGAAGTTACGCAACATTCtattacctacctacctaattCCGTTGGCCCATTACCTAAGCAACGGCTCCGCAAGCCGCCTGCACTCTCAAGGAAGGAGGAACGCGGGGTGAACAGACCCGACGCGTCCGAAATTAGTTCCTGCGCGTCGCACTCAACCGCCGTGAACTAGGTATTCCCGGCGTTCAACAACTCATCACATATTATGCCAAAATCGACATCTACCATATCCCTTCGACTTTGTAGCAGTTAAGTCCGGGTTTTCCCCCTTCATAATCGGCACCTTACGACACGGCAAATATGTCTTCTCGTCTTCCAGGTCGCCGGAGGCGACGTGGCTTGGAGGACGATGATTCAGATGCGCGCTCTGATGCGTCGGAAGGACCGAAGCGGCCTCGCCTTGGACGACGTGCCAACgactccgacgacgaccagaaACCCCCAAGAAATGGGGTCCATACCAACGGGGTGAACGGCACGACGAGCCGGCTCGACCAAGACGGTTTTTCGCCCGGTGCTATCCGCCGCGTCAAAGTCGAAAACTTCGTCACGTACGAAATGGCAGAATTCTTTCCTGGACCGAATCTCAATATGGTCATCGGACCCAATGGAACGGGAAAGAGTTCCCTCGTCTGCGCCATTTGCCTAGGCCTTGGCTTCAGCCCGAAGCACCTCGGCCGAGCCGGCAATGTGAAGGAGTTTGTCAAGCATGGCAAGTCTTCCGCCGTTATCGAGATCGAGCTACAGCGTCGTCCCGAAGACAGATCGCATCATGTCATCCGAGTCCAAATCGACCGTGAACGAAACAGTCAGAAATGGTGGTTGAACGGCAAGGATACTACACACAAGACGATACAGGTTCTCATGAGGGACCTCAAGATCCAGGTCGACAATCTGTGCCAGTTTCTACCGCAAGACCGGGTTGTCGAGTTCGCATCCGCTACCCCAGTCGACTTACTACATGAAACTTTGCGTGCTGCCGCACCCCAGGAGATGCTAGACTGGCAAAAGAGTCTCCAGGATTTGCACAAAGACCAAAAGGAGCTTCAGCGTGGCTCCGACTCGGCGGGCGACCACTTGAAGCAGCTGGAGGAACGACAAAGCGACATGCAGCAGGATGTTGATAGGTTACGCGAAATCGAAGAGGCTCAGCAATACATTGCCGATCTTACTGATGCTCGGGCCGTGGCCGACTATCTCGAGTCCAAAGCGCTATacaaagaaaagaaaaaattGGAAAGGCTGGCCCAGAAGAACTTGCAGAAGCTCGAGCAGGAGGCCGCTCCTTCTCTGCAGGCAGTCAATCAAAAACAAGAGTATCACGAAAAAGTGGTGACCGTGGTTCGCAAACGCAAGGATGTATTGCGACGAACGGAAGCTGCTGCGGATGCAGCGCTCAATCGCATCGAGGATGCAGACGAACAAATAAAGACGGTAGAGGCCAACATGGAGACCAATAGGAAGGGTTTCGAGGCCAAAAAGCAAGAGTTGGGCAAGATTCGAAGCAAAATAGGCGCTTTGGAGAaccagaagaagaacaagccTCCTGAGTTCAATCCTCAGGAACACAACACACAAATAGTAAGTGCTACCCCCTGCCGTCTGCAGTAGGCCGTACTGACGAACTGCGCAGCGAGAGAAGGAACACCAGCTGCGAGAGCTCGAGGCTGAGCAACGCCAAGCCGAGGGCAAAATACGAGAGATCAAAGAGCAGGGCCATGCCAAGATCCAAGCGAAAAACACTTTGATCCGAGAGCTCGAAGGGCTTGATTCTCAGCAGGGTCAGGTCATCAACTTCATCCAGAAGAAGTGGCCTGATGTGGCTAAAGGCTATCTCTGGCTTCAGGAGAATGCCAATATGTTCGAAAAGGAGGTGTTTGGGCCACCGGCCCTCTGTTGCTCCGTCAAAGACGACCGATATTCTGATCAGATCCAAGCGCTCTTACACAATGACGACTTCCTCTGCTTCACGGCGCAAACTCGAGATGACCACAAGAAGCTCAGTCATCACCTCTACAAGGAATTGAGTCTCTCCGTCAACGTCCGCTCGATTCTCAGACCGTTGGACGATTTCCGGCCTAGGATGTCCCGGGACGAGCTCAATGCCCTTGGAATTGATGCCTTCGCACTGGACATGTTGGCCGGGCCAGAGCCTGTTCTTGCAATGCTCTGTAACGAAAAGAAGTTGAATGCCGCAGGAATCGCACTGAATGATGTCAGCGACGCTCAGTACGAGCGCATTGCCCAAGGAGAGGTCATCAACAGTTGGGCGACGGGTCGGCAGTTGTACAGGGTGTCTCGGCGCAAGGATCTTGGGCCGGGGGCCGTCTCGACAATGACCAGGGGCATTCAACAAGGTATGTTCTGGACAGACCAGCCAGTGGACGAGGCGGAAAAGAATGAGATACGGCGCAAGATCAGTGAGGTGGAGGCCGAGTGGGATATCCTGAAAGCCAAGAACACGGAGGTCCGGGAGCAGATGGCCGGGTTCACCAACAGCAAGAAAGAGATCAACGACGATCTGGTAAGAGATGTCATGCACCAGGATAGCTAGCAGGCTAACCAAAAACACAGAAAACGCTCAGGGAAAGGAAGAACGAGCTTCAGAAAGCCCACAATGCCTACCAGGCAATTCCCGTCAAGCTAGGTAGGCAGAGTGCAGCAACTGTAGTAGCAGAGAAACTGATTGTCGTATAGACACCGAGAAGAGGGCCTTGGACCAGAAAAGGTCAGAAGTCGAAGAGGCGAGAGCAGCCAACGCACAGCTCAGCTTCGATCTCGACAATGCCCATGTGGACAAGGCCAAAGCTACCTTGCAGCACCACGCGGCCATCGTGGCCATTCGAACGGCACAAGATGTGTTGCTCGAAGCTCAG belongs to Colletotrichum higginsianum IMI 349063 chromosome 5, whole genome shotgun sequence and includes:
- a CDS encoding Malate synthase encodes the protein MATTETILQGVNVLGAVTDAQRKILTPDALAFLALLHRSFNATRKSLLERRKLRQAELDRGVLPDFLAETKHIRENSTWKGAPPAPGLVDRRVEITGPTDRKMVVNALNSDVWTYMADFEDSSAPTWENMVNGQVNLYDANRRQVDFKQGSKEYKLRTDRTLPTLIVRPRGWHLEEKHVTVDGEPISGSLFDFGLYFYHNAHQTLKIGIGPYFYLPKMESHLEARLWNDAFNLAQDYCGVPRGTIRGTVLIETILAAFEMDEIIYELRDHSSGLNCGRWDYIFSTIKKFRNNSNFVLPDRSAVTMTVPFMDSYVKLLIQTCHKRGVHAMGGMAAQIPIKDDKAANDKAMEGVRADKLREVRAGHDGTWVAHPALAAIASEIFNKNMPTPNQLFVRRENVKIGQNDLLNMNVPGKITEEGIKKNLNIGLGYMEAWIRGVGCVPINYLMEDAATAEVSRSQLWQWVKHGVSTAEGKKVDKAYALKLLKESTDELASKAPKGNKFHLAAQYFAGQVTGEDYADFLTTLLYDEITAVGSARPAAKL
- a CDS encoding Serine threonine protein kinase, whose translation is MSETSRARASHARAPLADATQRINNASPKTPAKPPKSRDKTAGHSHHAAASDRQRYVDKHDLPVSGARANAASGSRNPAVARARASQETDPSKRMSQASQTSTAPSSKRSSGYAYKTHIGPWLLGKTLGKGSSARVRLCKHRLSGELAAVKIVPKKTAYLIQAGSLAELHDYDDSLPEKINGEMRVPLSIEREVAILKLVDHPNVMKVYDIWENRSEIYLVLEYVEQGDLFDYINNNGRFIEEGAMFLFRQMMSALQYCHSFNICHRDLKPENILLTSDNKVKIADFGMAALHQSSDHRLVTACGSPHYAAPELLKHKHYRGDKADIWSLGVILYALLAACLPFDDPDIGALLQKTKRGIYEIPEYLSPEAKDLIRRMLVANPDTRISIKEMWQHPLIRKYDYLDNLGNNGQLHDLRKGFHYTPLKPHEVDPHLVRQLRSLWHMLTEHQIKLKLMDSAKNDQKLFYWLLHTYREKQLENFLPELSQSPSDYHHLHEPIWKKRVSTVEFKQPRADGTGRSVSRFTVISHVAETDDGTVQSYDPYNSSRPMRGHSQASHAKIVVHRARRGSMKRDNTQTSQLSRVKTGSTIRHSRVNSQRITNTGRFQSPRSSMNSLHSSRQGTSYARPASRHKRGIDFSHIRKKSTDLQVDKRRRGVSRVIGEEEQQERPTSPTSPPKQAPVMERPRPRLKIMKPRDPAVIVNEEVRDFSNSIAKDCDEAFNSFMTADETTELYLDEGIGRERDSTGLSLRQPRPSTENSTNPYHPWDTRPLPPLPPPRSTQSPSPAADRTEMYQDQSRDAHNNTGRVGKFVDQVNRLGFPALLPKQDRRTVSAPPQGQHDRTGGRLPAINENGRDSESSTHWGEGDRNRIVSAPPKTPAGQTDKEGLDYLVRAGETIRVVNSPSATSPIPKPLNVRKKTAERPTQRDQVDERYVYMHGASGVDEPQIPSTATHTSGPTKQKKSSWFKRVSKDSTSREGSIHTEATLETQACSMTTQSTAPSRSETKFHEPPPPVAAKKKGFGLLFWRSNKDKTEVKMEIAGPEYDDSPSPKHRSAVQHKTIRKSAKGWNGSDSGARTIDVHRNWLARLFGVKPATSYVCLMMSRKRSRQEIVALLKDWRRYGMGDIQVDKERNIVFARVGAENYLGMKEVAFAAEVMTVIEHGKKGPLCIVRFTQERGAASSFHKVVDTVRTVFGSRGLLVTDKSKEKMMIKTLNS
- a CDS encoding RecF/RecN/SMC N terminal domain-containing protein → MSSRLPGRRRRRGLEDDDSDARSDASEGPKRPRLGRRANDSDDDQKPPRNGVHTNGVNGTTSRLDQDGFSPGAIRRVKVENFVTYEMAEFFPGPNLNMVIGPNGTGKSSLVCAICLGLGFSPKHLGRAGNVKEFVKHGKSSAVIEIELQRRPEDRSHHVIRVQIDRERNSQKWWLNGKDTTHKTIQVLMRDLKIQVDNLCQFLPQDRVVEFASATPVDLLHETLRAAAPQEMLDWQKSLQDLHKDQKELQRGSDSAGDHLKQLEERQSDMQQDVDRLREIEEAQQYIADLTDARAVADYLESKALYKEKKKLERLAQKNLQKLEQEAAPSLQAVNQKQEYHEKVVTVVRKRKDVLRRTEAAADAALNRIEDADEQIKTVEANMETNRKGFEAKKQELGKIRSKIGALENQKKNKPPEFNPQEHNTQIREKEHQLRELEAEQRQAEGKIREIKEQGHAKIQAKNTLIRELEGLDSQQGQVINFIQKKWPDVAKGYLWLQENANMFEKEVFGPPALCCSVKDDRYSDQIQALLHNDDFLCFTAQTRDDHKKLSHHLYKELSLSVNVRSILRPLDDFRPRMSRDELNALGIDAFALDMLAGPEPVLAMLCNEKKLNAAGIALNDVSDAQYERIAQGEVINSWATGRQLYRVSRRKDLGPGAVSTMTRGIQQGMFWTDQPVDEAEKNEIRRKISEVEAEWDILKAKNTEVREQMAGFTNSKKEINDDLKTLRERKNELQKAHNAYQAIPVKLDTEKRALDQKRSEVEEARAANAQLSFDLDNAHVDKAKATLQHHAAIVAIRTAQDVLLEAQIREIEARSDVQGLKARNTELVQMLEEEKHNIASFSEESQRARRRAEEAQSKVIEIFARDETRKDLLESLAKDRTVEDIDNDIVAKQGSIELIQVANPGALREFEKRAREIEKLRSKMESSTAKLDHLNRQITKIREKWEPKLDELVGKISDAFSYNFEQINCAGEIRIHKDEDFDQWALDIMVKFRENETLQQLNQHRQSGGERAVSTIFYLMALQSMAQSPFRVVDEINQGMDPRNERMVHERMVEIACREHTSQYFLITPKLLTGLRYDPRMRVLCIASGTHMPKDGKKLDFARCLKIHKRIAAGG